A window of the Scophthalmus maximus strain ysfricsl-2021 chromosome 8, ASM2237912v1, whole genome shotgun sequence genome harbors these coding sequences:
- the LOC118313164 gene encoding phosphofurin acidic cluster sorting protein 1-like isoform X1 — MAASADRGGVRGAAFPPSPVVVAAADHAVVSGSGAALEPVPMNLFASWEIDRSSPSCVPRLCNLTLKRLLVLRKLDRELSSVVIAVKIQGSKRTLRSNEYLLPPDGVMVTDLELTFSLQYPHFLKRDSNRLHVLLQRRKQYKNRTILGYKTLAVGVINMAEVMQHPTDGAHILGLHSNLKDASVRAAELSVLSLSSQPIEQEDTSGHHGKQTKASDRSPDMENYWEDDDDSFSSEQEGSDDAHPPQDIYNDDDDVQGKMKKSCGKMSRTTSLTQQPNFKQKFVALMKRFKVTDEVLDSDPVGQSQETEDDLDLLYDGLDVYDPSDSGAELDDNDSVLSTPKPKLRPFFEGVPQTEVSSLHPQRSQRDRAAVVTELLEEHRGEEARPGEVEDDVAMGTDSGPAAKLSKTGSRTRMSPSKTGSQASRPPRSVSMKDRQNSRGTDRTSSVDSETSCDLRSLPPQVVRKSVLDQLNQFLFSDHQLPDSIVLINTTDWQGQYLSERLYDLPVVCTVSPADVTAAFSAVMSRLQRFCNCNSQTPPPVKVAVGGDQSYLSTVLGCFVEQLASKTPDWLNYVRFLVVPVGAHPLAKYLSSLDAKFNSLFMDAGWRELFARVEPPPLDPVDVAARVSQYLSGAASSHLCPISEAMITCKHKSPDDDSCQKFVPFIALVNVGVVEQNFLSTSVDSDDIILGSPPSQSGAAISITSTPPPSPSTSCPGEVMGLQVDYWSSQGGGGGGGGGGERRKEVGMKNTLKNNFRSLQVSRISGGEMMSMTVVTKEKNKKVMFLSKKMKEKEAESRSQVIEGISRLICTSKHQHTLRVCVLVSIDGVEWSDVKFFQLAAQWPTHVKHFPVGIFSYNKP, encoded by the exons ATGGCAGCGTCTGCGGACAGAGGAGGAGTCCGGGGGGCCGCTTTCCCTCCGAGcccggtggtggtggcggcggcagaCCACGCGGTGGTGTCCGGGTCCGGTGCTGCCCTGGAGCCGGTGCCGATGAACCTGTTTGCCAGCTGGGAGATCGACCGGTCCTCTCCGAGCTGCGTGCCCAG GTTGTGCAATCTGACTCTGAAGAGGCTCTTGGTTCTGAGGAAGTTGGACCGAGAGCTCAGCTCCGTCGTCATCGCTGTGAAGATCcag GGCTCGAAACGAACTCTGAGATCTAACGAGTATCTTCTTCCTCCGGACGGCGTCATGGTAACAGACCTGGAACTCACCTTCTCACTGCAG tatccTCACTTCCTGAAGCGAGATTCAAACCGTCTGCACGTGCTGCTGCAGAGAAGGAAGCAATACAAGAACCGAACCATCCTGGGCTACAAAACCCTCGCGGTGGGCGTCATCAACATGGCCGAG GTGATGCAGCATCCGACAGACGGAGCTCACATCCTCGGTCTCCATAGCAACCTGAAGGATGCTTCTGTGCGTGCAGCGGAGTTGagcgtcctctctctctccagccagCCAATCGAGCAGGAGGACACAAGTGGTCACCATGGCAAACAGACCAAGGCCTCAG aTCGCTCTCCTGACATGGAAAACTACTGGGAGGACGACGATGACAGCTTCTCCTCCGAACAGGAAGGAAGTGATGACGCACATCCGCCTCAG GACATATacaatgacgatgatgacgttCAGGGAAAGATGAAGAAGTCTTGCGGGAAAATGAGCCGAACAACGTCCCTGACGCAG CAGCCGAACTTCAAGCAGAAGTTTGTGGCTCTGATGAAGAGATTCAAAGTGACGGACGAG GTTCTGGACTCGGACCCGGTGGGTCAGAGTCAGGAGACGGAGGATGACCTGGACCTGCTGTACGACGGTCTGGACGTGTACGACCCGAGTGACAGCGGCGCCGAGCTGGACGACAACGACAGCGTCCTGAGCACGCCCAAACCCAAACTCAg GCCGTTCTTCGAGGGCGTCCCTCAGACGGAGGTCAGCAGCCTCCACCCTCAGAGaagccagagagacagagctgcagtc GTgacggagctgctggaggagcacagaggggaggaggccCGGCCCGGG GAAGTTGAGGATGATGTTGCCATGGGAACAGATTCAGGCCCGGCCGCAAAACTCTCTAAAACTGGGTCCCGGACACGCATGTCaccaag TAAGACAGGAAGTCAGGCGTCTCGCCCTCCGCGGAGCGTGTCCATGAAGGACAGACAGAATTCCAGAGGGACGGACAGAACCAGCAGCGTGGACAGTGAGACGTCATGTGACCTCAGgtcacttcctcctcag GTCGTCAGGAAGTCGGTGTTGGATCAATTGAACCAGTTCCTGTTCTCTGACCATCAACTTCCTGATTCTATCGTCCTGATCAACACCACAGACTGGCAGGGacag tatcTGTCGGAGCGTCTCTACGATCTTCCTGTCGTCTGCACCGTGTCACCAGCCGACGTCACCGCCGCCTTCAGCGCCGTCATGTCTCGCCTTCAGAGATT CTGTAACTGTAACTCCCAGACTCCGCCTCCCGTGAAGGTAGCGGTGGGCGGAGACCAGAGTTACCTCAGCACCGTCCTCGGCTGCTTTGTGGAGCAGCTGGCCAGCAAGACGCCTGATTGGCTGAACTACGTCCGCTTCCTGGTCGTCCCCGTCG GAGCCCACCCACTCGCCAAGTACCTGTCGTCCCTGGACGCTAAGTTCAACAGCCTGTTCATGGACGCCGGCTGGAGGGAGCTGTTCGCCCGAGTGGAGCCCCCCCCACTCG ATCCTGTTGATGTAGCAGCTCGAGTGTCTCAGTATCTTAGCGGAGCGGCGTCATCGCACCTGTGTCCGATCTCTGAGGCCATGATCACCTGCAAACACAAGAG CCCCGACGACGACTCGTGTCAGAAGTTCGTTCCGTTCATCGCC CTGGTGAACGTCGGCGTCGTGGAGCAGAACTTCCTGTCCACCTCAG TGGACTCTGATGACATCATACTGGGATCTCCTCCCTCCCAATCAGGAGCAGCGATCAGCAtcacctccacacctcccccctccccctccaccag cTGTCCAGGGGAGGTGATGGGTTTGCAGGTGGACTACTGGAGCagtcagggaggaggaggaggaggaggaggaggaggggagcggagGAAGGAGGTCGGGATGAAGAACACGCTGAAGAACAACTTCCGCTCACTGCAGGTGTCGAGGATCAGTGGAGGAGAAATGATGAGCATGACGGTGGTGACgaaagagaagaacaagaagg ttatgTTCCTCAgtaagaagatgaaggagaaggaggcggagTCGAGGAGTCAGGTGATTGAAGGAATCAGCAGGTTGATCTGTACGtccaaacaccaacacacactgagag TGTGTGTCTTAGTGTCTATAGACGGAGTCGAGTGGAGCGATGTGAAGTTCTTCCAACTCGCTGCTCAGTGGCCGACTCACGTCAAACACTTTCCTGTCGGGATCTTCAGCTACAACAAACCCTGA